Proteins encoded within one genomic window of Pedobacter africanus:
- a CDS encoding glycoside hydrolase family 19 protein, with product MNSKAFYDNIRANIFAGSISPKQFEGIEAIIKEYNRLCVNDLRKLAYILGTVFHETDKTMQPIEEYTKGGGLPYGKKFKMGGGPGKRVPYTIPDKLYYGRGHVQLTWYENYQAMGKLLGVDLLNKPELMLTMDVSVKVLFEGMLKGQSNFGDFTGKSLEDYFTPNRSDWYNARRIVNGTDAAQKIADIAQKFYKALIIV from the coding sequence ATGAACTCTAAAGCATTTTATGACAACATACGGGCAAACATTTTTGCCGGGTCAATCAGTCCAAAGCAATTTGAAGGGATAGAGGCTATAATTAAAGAATATAATAGGCTTTGTGTAAATGACCTGCGTAAACTTGCTTACATCTTGGGTACTGTTTTCCACGAAACAGACAAAACCATGCAACCTATAGAAGAATATACCAAAGGCGGCGGGCTGCCTTACGGGAAGAAATTTAAAATGGGGGGTGGCCCCGGGAAGCGAGTCCCTTATACCATTCCTGATAAGCTATATTATGGCCGGGGACACGTGCAGCTAACCTGGTATGAGAATTACCAAGCAATGGGTAAGCTGCTTGGGGTGGACCTTCTAAATAAGCCAGAATTAATGCTCACTATGGATGTTTCGGTAAAGGTGTTGTTTGAAGGTATGCTTAAAGGGCAGTCGAATTTCGGGGACTTCACCGGTAAATCTCTTGAAGATTATTTTACTCCAAATAGATCGGACTGGTATAACGCCAGGCGTATAGTCAATGGAACAGACGCGGCGCAGAAAATCGCCGATATAGCTCAGAAATTCTACAAGGCATTAATAATCGTTTGA
- a CDS encoding FecR family protein codes for MDQTTFYKQLLERYVNNTATAEELEVIDHLIGEAKLDELLMDHMAESWAKEEAVFEEGNEVVPGKTRRFKLWPRIATIAAALTAIVVGTWLYTSRHSATQPDYIKYANNIKPGKNQATITFANGKVVKLSDQKSGVVIGEELKYNDHTPVEATAGGSADDSAEEATITTPRGGTYQVTLADGTKVWLNAASSLTYSPVLNKEGIRRVKLEGEAYFEVAKDKDRPFIVDSKGQEVKVLGTHFNISSYADESAVKTTLLEGSVLVRSNLHKDEIVLKPSEQASLTGSAGIAVRQVDVNEAVAWKTGDFRFKDQLITDIMKQIARWYDVEVAYEGDLSAVRLDAFISRNRNISQLLMKMEQTNEVHFRIEGRRIIVKK; via the coding sequence ATGGATCAAACCACATTTTACAAACAACTCCTGGAACGGTATGTGAACAATACCGCAACGGCCGAAGAACTGGAAGTTATAGACCATTTGATCGGAGAAGCAAAACTGGATGAGTTGCTGATGGACCATATGGCTGAAAGCTGGGCAAAGGAAGAAGCTGTTTTTGAGGAAGGGAATGAAGTTGTTCCGGGGAAAACCAGGCGATTTAAACTTTGGCCGCGCATAGCAACAATTGCAGCTGCTTTAACAGCGATTGTAGTTGGGACCTGGTTATACACCTCCCGGCATTCAGCAACACAACCGGATTATATAAAATATGCGAATAACATCAAACCCGGCAAAAACCAGGCTACTATTACCTTTGCAAATGGTAAAGTAGTTAAGCTGAGTGATCAGAAAAGCGGGGTTGTTATTGGAGAGGAGCTTAAATACAATGACCATACTCCGGTGGAGGCAACCGCTGGAGGATCCGCCGACGACAGTGCTGAGGAAGCAACAATTACCACCCCGCGCGGGGGCACTTACCAGGTTACCTTAGCTGACGGGACTAAGGTATGGCTTAACGCTGCATCCAGTTTAACTTATTCACCAGTCTTAAATAAAGAAGGTATACGTAGGGTGAAATTGGAAGGTGAAGCCTATTTTGAAGTAGCAAAGGATAAAGACCGGCCATTTATAGTTGACAGCAAAGGCCAGGAAGTAAAAGTTTTGGGCACACATTTCAATATCAGCAGTTATGCTGATGAAAGTGCGGTAAAAACAACATTGCTGGAAGGATCAGTTCTGGTGCGCTCAAACCTGCACAAGGACGAGATTGTGCTTAAGCCCAGTGAACAGGCCAGCCTTACCGGAAGTGCGGGAATCGCGGTACGCCAGGTGGACGTAAACGAGGCTGTAGCCTGGAAAACAGGTGATTTTCGGTTTAAGGACCAGCTGATTACAGATATTATGAAACAGATAGCCAGATGGTACGATGTAGAGGTGGCATATGAAGGCGACCTGTCTGCCGTGCGCCTGGATGCATTCATATCGCGGAACAGGAACATAAGCCAGTTGCTGATGAAGATGGAACAAACCAATGAAGTTCATTTTAGGATAGAAGGAAGGAGGATAATTGTGAAGAAATAG
- a CDS encoding RagB/SusD family nutrient uptake outer membrane protein: MKNFKYILIQLVFSSLVLTGCDKYLDITPKGKTLLTTVTHYDQWLNDNAFFEGAGTISYLNDNVDVVSITTPPTIREEFVYTWGEQYSVNVSEAPLFWGDHYAKINLYNTVLVGIDKATGGTTAQKKSLKAEALLGRALEYFYLMNEYCQPYDAATAVQNPGVPFVTSNDVTEKVPSRGTLAELYQHILDDINAAIPDLPLDNSINRFRGSVAAGYSVLARVYFYSRNYAAAKINAELALANTKAVMINYNGTLPLTNLISTHSEVIYGRYVVGNITASLDFMRSFASNDRRVRMLYRSSDGYAFTTRGATLFIPTLITPVLGNVNTGTSVQEMKLIAAEAAARSNDLTTALRYLDEIRVNRFATASYVKYTSAVQEDVLKEVLSERSHELPYNGLRWFDMRRLDQDNRMGTVTRYNAQGGVVATLPPHSNKYTLQIPYQVMSFNPGMQQNPY; encoded by the coding sequence ATGAAAAATTTTAAATATATACTTATACAATTAGTGTTTTCGTCCTTAGTACTAACTGGTTGCGATAAATATCTGGATATAACACCGAAAGGGAAAACCCTGCTAACTACAGTTACGCATTACGACCAGTGGCTAAATGACAATGCTTTTTTTGAAGGAGCGGGGACTATCAGTTATCTGAATGATAATGTTGATGTTGTTAGCATCACAACACCTCCAACCATCCGCGAAGAATTTGTGTATACCTGGGGAGAACAATATTCAGTTAATGTTAGCGAAGCGCCTTTATTCTGGGGAGATCATTACGCAAAGATAAACTTGTACAACACGGTACTTGTTGGTATTGACAAAGCCACAGGTGGAACTACTGCTCAAAAAAAGAGCCTTAAAGCAGAAGCACTTTTAGGACGTGCTTTGGAGTATTTTTATTTGATGAATGAATACTGCCAGCCCTACGATGCTGCAACGGCAGTACAAAATCCAGGAGTTCCATTCGTCACTTCAAATGATGTAACAGAAAAAGTTCCCTCACGTGGTACTTTGGCCGAACTTTATCAGCATATTCTTGATGATATCAATGCAGCTATTCCTGATCTTCCATTAGATAACAGTATCAATCGCTTCCGTGGATCTGTTGCTGCAGGGTATAGTGTTTTAGCCAGGGTGTATTTTTATAGCCGGAATTATGCAGCTGCCAAAATAAATGCTGAACTGGCTTTGGCAAATACCAAAGCGGTAATGATCAATTATAATGGCACTTTACCACTTACAAATTTGATAAGTACTCATTCTGAAGTGATTTATGGAAGATATGTTGTTGGTAATATAACGGCTTCGCTTGATTTTATGCGCTCATTTGCAAGTAACGATCGCCGTGTTAGAATGTTGTACCGCAGTTCTGATGGTTATGCATTTACCACAAGAGGTGCAACTCTTTTTATTCCAACATTGATAACACCTGTTTTGGGCAACGTTAATACTGGTACTTCAGTACAAGAAATGAAATTAATTGCGGCTGAAGCGGCAGCACGGTCCAATGATTTGACCACTGCATTACGCTACCTGGATGAAATTCGGGTAAACCGTTTTGCAACTGCAAGTTATGTGAAGTACACTTCTGCTGTTCAGGAAGATGTTTTGAAAGAAGTTTTAAGTGAAAGAAGCCATGAGTTACCCTACAACGGACTCCGTTGGTTCGATATGCGCCGTTTAGATCAGGATAATAGGATGGGTACAGTAACCAGGTATAATGCACAGGGTGGGGTTGTAGCTACTTTACCGCCGCACAGCAATAAATACACTTTACAGATTCCTTATCAGGTTATGAGTTTTAACCCGGGTATGCAACAAAACCCATATTAA
- a CDS encoding RNA polymerase sigma factor: protein MTVNTVLANETELLQQAANGDANAFALLYSHYRSLVYRFIYKYLKSPQLTDDLTQEIFLKVWKNKEALTDRQAFKSYLFTISRNHTLNFLKRASIDNTAKSVIINSYSPSGSLEEELQTKDYLAYLQSILVTLTPQSREVFRLCRQEYKSYDEAAEILGISRSAVKKHMIKSMKVLGDAVKRDLGIPLGIFLTVLLK from the coding sequence ATGACGGTAAATACGGTATTAGCGAATGAAACAGAATTGCTGCAGCAGGCTGCCAATGGGGATGCTAACGCGTTTGCTTTACTTTACAGTCATTATCGCTCGCTGGTTTACCGCTTCATTTACAAATACCTCAAATCGCCTCAGCTTACGGATGACCTTACGCAGGAAATATTTTTAAAAGTGTGGAAAAATAAGGAAGCGCTCACAGACAGGCAGGCATTTAAATCGTACTTGTTTACCATATCCAGGAACCACACTTTAAATTTCTTAAAAAGGGCCTCCATAGACAACACTGCAAAAAGTGTGATCATTAACAGCTATAGCCCTTCAGGTTCACTTGAGGAAGAGCTGCAGACCAAAGATTATCTGGCTTACCTGCAAAGTATACTGGTTACACTTACCCCGCAAAGCCGTGAGGTATTTCGTTTATGCAGGCAGGAATATAAAAGTTATGATGAAGCTGCAGAAATACTGGGCATCTCGCGCAGTGCAGTAAAGAAGCACATGATCAAATCCATGAAAGTATTGGGTGATGCCGTGAAACGCGACCTGGGAATTCCCCTTGGCATTTTTCTTACAGTGCTGCTGAAATAG
- a CDS encoding SusC/RagA family TonB-linked outer membrane protein has protein sequence MLASLMQVSASSLAQRISLSEKGSSLSRVFEKIKSQAGIDFVVSTEILKSSRPVDINVRNVQLTEVLKAIFKDQPLEYSIEDKFVVVRKKDPSVLDKAKSVLMDFMLNLTVKGRVVDEKGTPLAGATVTVKGEKQGVRTGADGLFALQNVKEGAIVVITYTGFKTREIAASGDLGTIRMEIAVGDLAEVGITVNTGYQRIKPEQSTGAVAQIGTKEYESRVSSNFLDGLVNRLPGLMINNDVNFTSTAPDGSRSSRPLFNIRGISTMSANQSPLIVVDGYPTTLTLDMIDPNEIKSVTILKDAAAATVYGVRASNGVIVIERKQAIAGKPQFNYRTTLGFKPKEDYARYRWDDNASSVVTNYLRTTQSAIVNATSWGLLSTASAGAINRSAPYYIAAQAAAGMITPAQAESAYAELASYDNIDDYSRLFERTAITQTHNLNVSGGNENALYYITGNYTGNRNNKVLDDNSRILFSARSTIKLSRKLALELTTDYNEQRFNNAPTPGPATYNPYERFQDITGAPTSIIGASISAPYNTFIMSQGLEDDAIYPLIDMNEIRNTTRSVNNKFTANFKYDLGKGFDLNFGGIYETSRSELKYLASERSSVVKRYINDYAARQADGTLKFNIPKGGYLRQQNLNTSSYTARAQLNYNKKFGDHSINAILGGEARSLIDRSNLTTSFGYNDETLLQQGVDYGSIVSNAVATRGTYGMGSSLQNQIDALFNQKYVEDRFLSGYSNLVYAYKNRYSATGSIRIDQSNLFGTNPKYKYKPLWSLGAAWNIHNEPFMQNLVWVNQLKLRTAYGFNGNVAKLSLPEVIAQARFNINTSPVVPALGLVSYANSSLRWEQTKNFNAGLDFSIFKNINGSIDYYTKKSTDLLGNSLIDPTLGVSPTLINQATIRNNGLEFSLKADWIARRNFNWNTGIVVARNSSKVLDVFRKGDFNPQTLDVLGYVKGYPVGAMFAYNTVGLDNTGYPILEDANGNIIQTNNNSLGSPQTAAMASETSGLVRYAGSSLPTVNAGLSNRVDVGNFYFFAMINYYGGFKVRVPRPDLRATRPLQGAGNYWKAPGDEFTTDVMALAAFSSANSNNAYNYASSYVVHGDYLTLGDLTASYSLENLKFLKNAGFRNFEIKVQASNIYTVGFNRYNYSRAIGNFEKAYITPTYTLALFTNF, from the coding sequence TTGCTAGCATCTCTTATGCAGGTGAGCGCCAGCAGCCTGGCCCAGAGAATATCCCTGTCCGAAAAGGGCAGTAGCCTTTCACGTGTTTTTGAGAAGATCAAATCCCAGGCAGGGATAGATTTTGTGGTCAGCACCGAAATACTCAAAAGTTCCAGACCCGTAGATATCAATGTGCGTAATGTGCAGCTGACGGAGGTATTGAAGGCTATTTTTAAAGATCAGCCCCTGGAATATTCTATTGAAGACAAATTTGTAGTGGTGCGAAAGAAGGACCCTTCGGTACTGGATAAGGCAAAATCTGTCCTCATGGATTTTATGCTTAATCTTACGGTAAAGGGAAGGGTGGTAGACGAAAAAGGGACACCACTTGCCGGTGCTACGGTAACAGTTAAGGGAGAAAAACAAGGTGTAAGGACCGGAGCAGATGGATTGTTTGCCCTGCAAAATGTGAAAGAGGGTGCAATAGTGGTCATCACTTATACAGGATTTAAAACCAGGGAGATTGCCGCTTCAGGCGATCTTGGAACCATCCGGATGGAAATTGCAGTGGGCGACCTGGCAGAGGTAGGCATAACCGTGAATACCGGTTACCAGCGCATCAAGCCGGAGCAGAGTACAGGTGCGGTTGCGCAGATTGGTACCAAAGAATATGAATCAAGGGTAAGTTCCAATTTCCTTGACGGATTGGTAAACAGGTTACCAGGACTGATGATTAACAATGATGTTAATTTTACCAGTACGGCACCGGATGGCAGCAGATCTTCCAGGCCATTATTCAATATCCGGGGTATTTCTACCATGTCGGCCAATCAAAGCCCGTTGATCGTAGTAGATGGGTATCCAACTACTTTGACTCTCGATATGATCGATCCGAATGAGATCAAGTCAGTAACCATTCTTAAAGATGCCGCTGCTGCCACTGTGTATGGGGTGAGGGCATCTAACGGAGTAATTGTAATTGAGAGAAAACAGGCTATTGCAGGCAAACCGCAATTTAACTACAGGACAACTTTAGGTTTTAAACCTAAAGAAGATTACGCTCGCTACAGGTGGGATGATAATGCATCATCGGTAGTTACTAATTATCTGCGGACTACACAAAGTGCAATTGTAAATGCTACGTCATGGGGATTGTTATCTACTGCCAGTGCAGGAGCAATAAACCGATCGGCACCCTACTATATAGCAGCACAGGCTGCGGCCGGAATGATTACACCTGCACAGGCTGAAAGCGCCTATGCCGAATTGGCCAGCTATGATAATATAGATGATTATAGCAGGTTGTTTGAAAGAACAGCCATAACACAAACACACAATTTGAATGTTTCGGGAGGGAATGAAAATGCGCTGTATTATATTACCGGAAATTATACTGGAAACCGCAATAATAAAGTTTTAGATGATAACAGCAGGATTCTGTTTTCCGCCCGCAGTACAATAAAATTGTCTAGAAAGTTAGCGCTTGAATTGACTACAGATTATAATGAGCAGCGGTTTAACAATGCTCCAACACCTGGGCCAGCTACCTATAACCCTTATGAGCGTTTTCAGGATATAACCGGGGCACCTACCTCGATTATAGGGGCCAGCATTTCAGCTCCATACAATACTTTTATCATGTCGCAGGGTTTAGAGGATGACGCCATTTATCCTTTGATAGACATGAACGAAATCAGGAATACTACACGCAGTGTTAATAACAAGTTTACGGCTAATTTTAAATATGATTTGGGTAAAGGGTTCGATCTGAATTTTGGTGGCATTTATGAAACTTCGAGATCAGAACTTAAATATCTGGCTTCTGAACGTTCATCGGTAGTTAAACGATATATTAATGATTATGCGGCAAGGCAGGCAGATGGAACATTGAAATTCAACATTCCAAAAGGTGGATATTTGCGCCAGCAGAACCTGAATACCTCAAGTTATACTGCACGTGCACAATTGAATTACAACAAAAAATTTGGCGACCATTCTATTAATGCCATTCTTGGGGGAGAAGCAAGAAGTTTAATAGATAGAAGCAATCTAACAACTTCCTTTGGCTACAATGATGAAACCTTACTACAGCAAGGAGTAGACTATGGCTCAATAGTTTCAAATGCAGTAGCCACAAGGGGAACCTATGGAATGGGATCTTCACTACAAAATCAAATCGATGCGTTGTTTAACCAAAAATATGTAGAAGATAGGTTCCTGTCGGGCTATTCGAATCTCGTTTATGCTTATAAAAACAGGTATTCGGCTACTGGTAGTATTCGTATTGATCAGTCAAATCTTTTTGGTACCAATCCAAAATACAAATATAAACCATTATGGTCGCTGGGGGCGGCATGGAATATTCATAATGAGCCTTTTATGCAAAACCTGGTTTGGGTAAATCAACTTAAACTTCGCACAGCGTATGGTTTTAATGGGAATGTGGCCAAATTGTCTCTTCCGGAAGTTATAGCACAGGCCCGGTTTAATATCAATACATCACCAGTAGTCCCGGCATTGGGGCTTGTATCTTATGCCAATAGCAGTCTGCGTTGGGAACAAACGAAAAATTTTAACGCAGGTTTAGATTTTAGCATTTTCAAAAACATCAATGGTAGTATAGACTATTATACGAAAAAGAGTACTGATCTGTTAGGCAATTCGTTAATTGATCCAACGCTTGGTGTAAGTCCGACTCTAATTAACCAGGCTACAATTAGAAATAATGGTTTGGAATTTAGCCTGAAAGCAGATTGGATTGCCAGACGAAATTTCAACTGGAATACAGGTATTGTTGTGGCGCGCAACAGCAGTAAAGTTTTGGACGTATTCAGAAAAGGAGATTTTAATCCACAAACATTAGATGTTTTGGGCTATGTGAAGGGTTATCCTGTAGGCGCTATGTTTGCTTATAATACTGTGGGATTGGACAATACAGGATATCCGATATTGGAAGATGCAAACGGAAATATTATCCAAACGAATAATAATTCCCTGGGATCCCCGCAAACAGCCGCGATGGCCAGTGAAACATCAGGACTTGTTCGTTATGCAGGCTCTTCTCTACCTACTGTAAATGCTGGGTTGAGTAACAGGGTTGATGTAGGTAATTTTTATTTCTTTGCGATGATTAATTATTACGGAGGGTTTAAGGTAAGAGTACCTCGTCCGGATCTTAGGGCCACAAGGCCATTGCAAGGCGCAGGTAACTATTGGAAAGCACCTGGTGATGAATTTACTACCGATGTTATGGCGTTGGCAGCTTTTAGCAGTGCCAATTCGAACAATGCTTACAATTATGCATCAAGTTATGTTGTACACGGTGATTATTTGACTTTGGGCGATTTAACAGCTTCCTATAGTCTGGAGAATCTTAAGTTTCTTAAGAATGCAGGTTTTAGAAATTTCGAAATCAAAGTCCAGGCGTCCAATATATATACCGTAGGTTTTAACCGTTACAACTATAGCAGAGCTATCGGAAATTTCGAAAAAGCCTATATCACACCTACTTATACCCTGGCTTTATTTACTAACTTTTAG